Below is a window of Isachenkonia alkalipeptolytica DNA.
CGATCCATAGAAAATCCTAAAAACAATTCCATTGATTTTACCCTTTGCCTGTGATAGAATAACTATGTTAAGAACAAGCATAGGAGGTGGAGGAAATGAGATTAGCATTAATGGTGGGACAGGTTATAGTATCGCTGGTTCTAATTGCAAGTATACTATTACAATCTGGAAAAAGTGCAGGTTTATCCGGTTCAATATCCGGTGGTGCAGAACAATTAATGGGACGAAAAGGCAAGGGGTATGAAGCATTACTAAACAAAGCAACTACAGTTGCAGCTGTGCTTTTCATCGGAATTGCATTAGCCCTCGTGGCAATACAATAATAAAATTTCATAACGTAGAGGAGGAATAGAAAGATGGAAATTGTACTCATTGCACCTATTCTAGGTGTTATTGCGCTTATTTTTGCCTACTTTTTAACAGCCAAAGTGAAAAAAGTAGATGCCGGAACCGATCGTATGAAAGAAATTGCAAACTACATACATGAGGGTTCCATGGCATTTTTAACAAGAGAGTATAAAGCTTTAGTTCTTTTTGTTGCAATTGTATTTATTGTTTTAGGACTTGGTGTTAACTGGCTTACGGCTCTTTGCTTTATCATCGGTGCACTTTTCTCTGGATTTGCCGGCTTTTTCGGTATGCAAGTGGCAACCATGGCAAATGTACGTACCACCAATGCAGCAAGAGAAAACGGTATGAACAAAGCCCTGGATGTTGCTTTTTCCGGTGGCGCCGTGATGGGAATGAGCGTTGTGGGCCTG
It encodes the following:
- the secG gene encoding preprotein translocase subunit SecG, which encodes MRLALMVGQVIVSLVLIASILLQSGKSAGLSGSISGGAEQLMGRKGKGYEALLNKATTVAAVLFIGIALALVAIQ